In one Streptomyces venezuelae genomic region, the following are encoded:
- a CDS encoding cytochrome P450, with product MTTPPPSRWAGTDDLGAAPPGCPAHGLGPGGLHRIHGPEADADLAGLYEKLRAEHGPVAPVLIHNDVPMWVVLGHSENLHMVRTPSQYTRDSRTWRAVQDGSAGLDHPLAPVFTWQPMCSFVEGDEHQRLRGAVTGAMSGIDHRGIRRYINRYTNHLLNDFCQDGHADLVSRFAEHLPMMVMCHVLGMPEEYNERMVQSARDMIKGTETAIASNAYVMEVLMGLVARRRANPEEDFTSSLIAHPAQLTDDEVGAHLRLVLIAAYEATANLIANVVRMVLTDPRFRAQLSGGQMTVPEAVEQSLWDEPPFSAMVGYFAKQDTQLGGQQIRAGDGLIMGIAPGNVDPVVRPDLAANMQGNRSHLAFSGGPHECPGQDIGRAIADTGVDALLMRLPDVELAIDERDLRWTSSIMSRHLVELPVKFAPRPPQDVMARPSAQLPPPRRDWQVSSPAPHAPAVPPASVPAPAPAPAPEAVRPKGAWQRFLTWWRGY from the coding sequence GTGACGACCCCTCCCCCTTCCCGCTGGGCCGGCACCGACGACCTCGGTGCCGCACCGCCCGGCTGCCCCGCCCACGGCCTCGGCCCCGGCGGCCTGCACCGCATCCATGGCCCCGAGGCGGACGCCGACCTCGCGGGCCTGTACGAGAAGCTGCGCGCCGAGCACGGCCCGGTCGCGCCCGTGCTGATCCACAACGACGTGCCGATGTGGGTGGTGCTCGGCCACAGCGAGAACCTCCACATGGTCCGCACCCCCTCGCAGTACACCCGCGACTCGCGCACCTGGCGGGCCGTGCAGGACGGCAGCGCGGGCCTCGACCACCCGCTCGCACCCGTCTTCACCTGGCAGCCGATGTGCAGCTTCGTCGAGGGCGACGAACACCAGCGGCTGCGCGGCGCGGTCACCGGCGCCATGTCCGGCATCGACCACCGGGGCATCCGCCGCTACATCAACCGCTACACGAACCACCTGCTCAACGACTTCTGCCAGGACGGCCACGCCGACCTCGTCAGCCGGTTCGCCGAGCACCTGCCGATGATGGTGATGTGCCACGTCCTCGGCATGCCCGAGGAGTACAACGAGCGGATGGTGCAGTCCGCCCGCGACATGATCAAGGGCACCGAGACCGCCATCGCGAGCAACGCGTACGTGATGGAGGTCCTGATGGGGCTGGTGGCGCGGCGCCGCGCCAACCCCGAGGAGGACTTCACCAGCAGCCTCATCGCCCACCCCGCGCAGCTCACCGACGACGAGGTCGGCGCGCACCTGCGGCTCGTGCTCATCGCCGCGTACGAGGCCACCGCCAACCTCATCGCGAACGTCGTGCGGATGGTCCTCACCGACCCGCGCTTCAGGGCGCAGCTCAGCGGCGGGCAGATGACGGTTCCCGAGGCGGTCGAGCAGTCCCTGTGGGACGAGCCACCGTTCAGCGCGATGGTCGGCTACTTCGCGAAGCAGGACACTCAGCTCGGCGGGCAGCAGATCCGTGCGGGCGACGGGCTGATCATGGGCATCGCGCCGGGCAACGTCGACCCGGTCGTCCGGCCCGACCTCGCGGCCAACATGCAGGGCAACCGCTCGCACCTCGCGTTCAGCGGCGGCCCGCACGAGTGCCCGGGCCAGGACATCGGCCGCGCCATCGCCGACACCGGCGTAGACGCGCTTCTGATGCGCCTGCCGGACGTCGAACTCGCCATCGACGAGCGTGATCTGCGGTGGACGTCGTCGATCATGTCGCGGCACCTCGTTGAGCTGCCGGTGAAGTTCGCGCCGCGCCCGCCGCAGGACGTCATGGCCCGGCCCTCGGCGCAGCTGCCGCCCCCGCGCAGGGACTGGCAGGTGTCGTCCCCGGCACCGCACGCCCCGGCCGTCCCACCGGCGTCGGTGCCCGCTCCGGCCCCGGCCCCGGCTCCCGAGGCCGTTCGCCCCAAGGGCGCGTGGCAGCGCTTCCTGACCTGGTGGCGCGGCTACTGA
- a CDS encoding RluA family pseudouridine synthase, translating to MRRKRRLPPAPLPQRDGIDPVRVVLPADGAWPTVLAHLVERLPVGPDVVDAMVREGRVVGADGEPVGPDTPYLPGASVWFHRDLPAEVPVPFALDVVHRDEHIVVVDKPHFIATMPRGSHVTQTALARLRTELGIPTLGAAHRLDRLTAGLLLFTVRPEERGAYQTLFRDRLVRKEYEAVAAYDPDVPLPRTVRSHIVKERGIIAAYEVPGAEPNSESHVELVEHRSGLGRYRLTPHTGRTHQLRVHMNALGLPILGDPVYPVVAGPVPPGDFRRPLQLLARVLEFTDPVTGTAHRLTSRRTLAAWEAYDGWVR from the coding sequence ATGAGACGCAAGCGCCGCCTTCCGCCCGCCCCGCTCCCCCAGCGCGACGGCATCGACCCCGTCCGGGTCGTCCTGCCGGCCGACGGGGCGTGGCCGACCGTGCTCGCCCACCTGGTGGAGCGGCTACCGGTGGGACCCGACGTCGTCGACGCGATGGTGCGGGAGGGGCGGGTCGTCGGCGCGGACGGCGAACCCGTGGGCCCGGACACGCCCTACCTGCCGGGCGCCTCCGTCTGGTTCCACCGGGACCTCCCCGCCGAGGTCCCCGTCCCCTTCGCCCTCGACGTCGTCCACCGTGACGAACACATCGTCGTCGTGGACAAACCACACTTCATCGCGACGATGCCCCGCGGCAGTCATGTGACGCAGACGGCTCTCGCCCGGCTCCGCACGGAACTCGGCATCCCGACGCTCGGCGCCGCCCACCGCCTGGACCGGCTGACCGCCGGACTGCTCCTGTTCACCGTGCGACCCGAGGAACGCGGCGCGTACCAGACGCTGTTCCGCGACCGCCTCGTGCGCAAGGAGTACGAGGCGGTCGCCGCGTACGACCCGGACGTGCCGCTCCCCCGCACCGTGCGCAGCCACATCGTGAAGGAGCGCGGGATCATCGCCGCGTACGAGGTGCCCGGCGCCGAGCCCAACAGCGAGAGCCACGTCGAACTCGTCGAGCACCGCTCCGGACTCGGCCGCTACCGGCTGACCCCGCACACCGGCCGCACCCACCAACTCCGCGTTCACATGAACGCGTTGGGCCTGCCGATCCTCGGCGACCCCGTCTATCCGGTGGTGGCCGGGCCCGTGCCGCCGGGTGACTTCCGGCGGCCCCTGCAACTCCTCGCGCGCGTCCTGGAGTTCACGGACCCGGTCACGGGCACCGCCCACCGTCTCACCAGCAGGCGGACGCTGGCGGCCTGGGAGGCGTACGACGGGTGGGTGCGGTAG
- a CDS encoding GNAT family N-acetyltransferase — MPFKISDIVAAGTLARRAQPTLPVPGGLIVRPWSMADVPAVYEAFQDPVIQRWHARVADSESEVRGWIEGWRRAWADERDAYWAIADAGTDAVVGRVALRCIVLADGQAEIAYWTMPSARGRGVAPRAVEALCAWAFDEVGLHRLELTHSTENEASCRVAVKTGFATEGTKRSALLHEDGWHDMHLHARIRGEGSGARV; from the coding sequence ATGCCCTTCAAGATCTCCGACATCGTCGCGGCCGGCACGCTCGCCCGCCGCGCGCAGCCGACGCTCCCCGTCCCCGGCGGCCTGATCGTGCGCCCCTGGTCGATGGCCGACGTGCCCGCGGTGTACGAGGCGTTCCAGGACCCCGTGATACAGCGCTGGCACGCGCGCGTGGCCGATTCCGAGAGCGAGGTGCGGGGCTGGATAGAGGGCTGGCGCAGAGCGTGGGCGGACGAGCGCGACGCGTACTGGGCGATCGCCGACGCGGGGACCGACGCGGTTGTCGGCCGGGTGGCGCTGCGCTGCATCGTGCTCGCCGACGGCCAGGCGGAGATCGCGTACTGGACGATGCCGTCGGCCCGCGGCCGCGGCGTGGCTCCCCGTGCCGTCGAGGCGCTCTGCGCCTGGGCGTTCGACGAGGTGGGCCTGCACCGCCTGGAACTGACCCACTCGACGGAGAACGAGGCGTCGTGCCGCGTCGCCGTGAAGACGGGTTTCGCGACGGAGGGCACGAAGCGGAGTGCGCTGCTGCACGAGGACGGGTGGCATGACATGCATTTGCATGCGCGGATCAGGGGTGAGGGGTCCGGGGCGCGGGTGTGA
- a CDS encoding siderophore-interacting protein, which translates to MAERPARKAPKTHVAQVVRTERLTPHMQRVVLGGEGLAEFTAGECTDHYVKLLFDVAGVTYPEPFDMQRIREEFPRDQWPVTRTYTVRSWDPATRELALDFVIHGDEGLAGPWARDVQPGTTVRFLGPGGAYAPGTDADWHLLAGDESALPAIAAAAEALPEGAVAHIFIEVENPDEEQKIATTAEITWLHRGARPVGELLTEAVRALEFPPGTLQAFVHGEAGFVKELRRYLRMEREIPRDQLSISGYWRLGHNEDGWQASKREWNAQVEAEQEKAA; encoded by the coding sequence ATGGCAGAACGTCCGGCACGCAAAGCACCGAAGACCCATGTCGCGCAGGTCGTCCGCACGGAGCGGCTGACCCCGCACATGCAGCGGGTGGTCCTCGGCGGCGAGGGCCTCGCCGAGTTCACGGCCGGTGAGTGCACCGACCACTACGTGAAGCTCCTCTTCGACGTGGCGGGCGTCACCTACCCCGAGCCCTTCGACATGCAGCGGATCCGCGAGGAGTTCCCGCGCGACCAGTGGCCGGTCACCCGCACCTACACGGTCCGCTCCTGGGACCCCGCGACCCGTGAGCTCGCCCTCGACTTCGTGATCCACGGCGACGAGGGCCTCGCGGGCCCGTGGGCCCGCGACGTCCAGCCGGGCACCACGGTGCGCTTCCTCGGCCCCGGCGGCGCGTACGCACCGGGCACGGACGCCGACTGGCACCTGCTCGCCGGTGACGAGAGCGCACTGCCCGCCATCGCCGCGGCGGCGGAGGCACTGCCCGAAGGCGCGGTCGCCCACATCTTCATCGAGGTCGAGAACCCCGACGAGGAGCAGAAGATCGCCACGACCGCGGAGATCACCTGGCTCCACCGCGGCGCCCGCCCGGTCGGCGAACTCCTCACCGAGGCCGTCCGCGCCCTGGAGTTCCCGCCCGGCACCCTCCAGGCCTTCGTCCACGGCGAAGCAGGCTTCGTGAAGGAACTCCGCCGCTACCTCCGCATGGAACGCGAGATCCCCCGCGACCAGCTCTCCATCTCCGGCTACTGGCGCCTCGGCCACAACGAGGACGGCTGGCAGGCATCGAAGCGGGAGTGGAACGCGCAGGTGGAGGCGGAGCAGGAGAAGGCGGCCTGA
- a CDS encoding 5'-3' exonuclease, whose product MRNVTQRTRRLMLLDTASLYFRAYFGVPESVKAPDGTPVNAVRGLLDFITRLVQDHRPDDLVACMDADWRPHWRVELIPSYKAHRVAEEVETGADAEEIPDTLSPQVPVIEEVLDALGIARVGVAAYEADDVIGTFTARATGPVDIVTGDRDLYQLVDDERGVRVLYPLKGVGTLQTTDEAWLREKYGVDGPGYVDLALLRGDPSDGLPGVPGIGEKTAAKLLDAYGDLAGIMAAVDDPKSKLTPSQRRRLDESRAYVAVAPKVVRVAADVPLPEVDVTLPHTPRDPAALDELAARWNLGGSLQRLLSVLHP is encoded by the coding sequence ATGCGCAACGTGACTCAGCGAACCCGACGGCTCATGCTTCTCGACACGGCTTCCCTCTACTTCAGGGCGTACTTCGGAGTCCCGGAGTCCGTGAAGGCCCCGGACGGCACCCCGGTCAACGCCGTGCGCGGGCTGCTCGACTTCATCACGCGCCTCGTGCAGGACCACCGGCCGGACGACCTGGTCGCCTGCATGGACGCCGACTGGCGCCCACACTGGCGGGTCGAGCTCATCCCCTCCTACAAGGCACACCGCGTCGCCGAGGAGGTCGAGACGGGCGCGGACGCCGAGGAGATCCCGGACACGCTCTCCCCACAGGTCCCCGTCATCGAGGAGGTCCTCGACGCGCTCGGCATCGCCCGCGTGGGCGTGGCGGCGTACGAGGCGGACGACGTGATCGGCACGTTCACGGCGCGTGCCACCGGCCCCGTCGACATCGTCACCGGCGACCGCGACCTCTATCAGCTGGTCGACGACGAGCGCGGCGTCCGCGTCCTCTATCCCCTCAAGGGCGTCGGCACCCTCCAGACGACGGACGAGGCGTGGCTCCGCGAGAAGTACGGCGTGGACGGGCCGGGCTACGTCGACCTGGCGCTATTGCGCGGCGACCCGAGCGACGGCCTGCCGGGCGTCCCGGGAATCGGCGAGAAGACGGCCGCGAAACTCCTGGACGCCTACGGCGACCTGGCCGGGATCATGGCCGCGGTCGACGACCCGAAGTCGAAGCTCACCCCGTCGCAGCGCAGGCGTCTGGACGAATCGCGGGCGTACGTGGCGGTCGCGCCGAAGGTCGTACGGGTAGCAGCCGACGTCCCCCTGCCGGAAGTGGACGTCACCCTCCCCCACACCCCCCGCGACCCCGCCGCCCTGGACGAGCTGGCGGCCCGCTGGAACCTGGGAGGCTCGCTGCAACGCCTGCTCTCGGTCCTGCACCCCTGA
- a CDS encoding glycine betaine/L-proline ABC transporter ATP-binding protein, protein MSRLQAEHLYKVFGRRPDDAVEQLRHGGDREELRANGTTAAVIDASFEVEPGQIFVVMGLSGSGKSTLLRMLNGLSEPTAGHVRFDGQDLTELSAREMREVRSKKISMVFQHFALFPHRSVLENAGYGLEVQGVPRAEREKRATEALELAGLKGWEKSWPDELSGGMQQRVGLARALATDADLLLMDESFSALDPLIRRDMQDQLLVLQKRLKKTIVFITHDLNEAMRLGDQIAVMRDGRIVQIGNAEDILVTPANDYVAAFTQDVDRSRVLTAGAIMADPDKDYVRADAPATVTEGTPIIELFTPCSTSEVPVAVTDADGELVGVVPRARLLAVLGEPMKEPEDAVPASIPAQEKGDAQDTGGKNAGKVSSGA, encoded by the coding sequence GTGTCCAGGCTGCAGGCCGAGCACTTGTACAAAGTGTTCGGCAGACGACCCGATGACGCGGTGGAGCAACTCCGCCACGGAGGCGACCGAGAGGAGCTGCGCGCCAACGGCACCACCGCTGCCGTCATCGACGCGTCCTTCGAGGTCGAACCGGGCCAGATCTTCGTCGTCATGGGTCTCTCCGGATCCGGCAAGTCCACGTTGTTGCGCATGCTCAACGGGCTGTCGGAGCCGACGGCCGGTCATGTCCGCTTCGACGGTCAGGATCTGACCGAGCTGAGCGCCCGCGAGATGCGGGAGGTGCGCTCCAAGAAGATCAGCATGGTCTTCCAGCACTTCGCGCTCTTCCCGCACCGCAGCGTCCTGGAGAACGCCGGCTACGGCCTCGAGGTGCAGGGCGTGCCCCGCGCCGAGCGCGAGAAGCGCGCCACCGAGGCGCTGGAGCTCGCGGGCCTCAAGGGCTGGGAGAAGTCCTGGCCCGACGAGCTGTCCGGCGGCATGCAGCAGCGCGTGGGCCTCGCCCGCGCGCTCGCCACCGACGCCGACCTGCTCCTCATGGACGAGTCGTTCAGCGCGCTCGACCCGCTGATCCGCCGTGACATGCAGGACCAGCTCCTCGTGCTCCAGAAGCGGCTGAAGAAGACCATCGTCTTCATCACCCACGACCTGAACGAGGCCATGCGCCTGGGCGACCAGATCGCCGTCATGCGCGACGGCCGCATCGTCCAGATCGGCAACGCCGAGGACATCCTCGTCACCCCGGCCAACGACTACGTCGCCGCGTTCACCCAGGACGTCGACCGCTCCCGCGTGCTGACGGCGGGCGCGATCATGGCCGACCCCGACAAGGACTACGTGCGGGCCGACGCGCCCGCGACGGTCACCGAGGGCACTCCGATCATCGAGCTGTTCACGCCGTGCTCCACCAGCGAGGTGCCGGTCGCCGTGACCGACGCCGACGGCGAGCTCGTCGGCGTCGTGCCGCGGGCCAGGCTGCTCGCCGTGCTCGGTGAGCCGATGAAGGAGCCGGAGGACGCGGTGCCGGCTTCCATACCTGCCCAGGAGAAGGGTGACGCCCAGGACACGGGCGGCAAGAACGCGGGCAAGGTGAGCAGCGGTGCCTAG
- a CDS encoding ABC transporter permease/substrate binding protein, whose translation MPRIPFGDWVNDSVEWLRTHMDWLFSFIKTIFQNMWDGVFDVLSGPEPLLMAGILAVIAFWLRGLLGGVLAFAGFAFIVSLELWDNAMMTLSLVLVSTFVALVVAVPVGIWAARSKTVSGIVRPVLDFMQTLPAMIYLIPALLFFRMGAPAGIVATIVFALAPGVRMTELGIRQVDKELVEAADAFGTTPRNTLFRVQLPLALPTIMAGVNQVIMLGLSMAALTGMVGTPGLGADVNAAIGQLDVGLGAEAGVSIVILAIYLDRVTSGLGGQVSPLGRRALAKLRAAQGLNIWNYRPRPVVAVVGVVVLALVAGGMSIFGGTKSEPVADSENVGQGKEINIGYINWDEGIASTFLWKEVLEQRGFKVNASLLDAGPLYTSLAQGDVDFQTDSWLPTTHATYMKKYGDKLEDLGAWYDQTSLELTVPSYMKDVNSLDDLKGKGDQFDGKITGIEPSAGEMQLLKSKVLKEYGLDKEYKVVDGSTTAMLSELKAAYAKKEPIVVPLWSPHWAYNDFDLKKLKDPKGAWGKGDGVHSLARQGFSKENPQVAKWLKNFKMDEKQLTSLEAEINKAGKGKQQDAVRAWLKKNPKVVDKIAPLPKNSGGEEKKRPLKAAYFAWDENIAVTNLWKRVLEKRGYKMELTPADVGPAYTGLAQGDLDLNLDAWLPTAQKTYWDKNKANLKDLGSWYSPTSLEVAVPSYVKDVKSLEDLKGKGDKFKGKIIGIEPGTGVMQALKDKVLPGYGLEDEYEIAAGSTPAMLSELKTAYSKKEPIAVLLWSPHWAYSEYDLTKLKDPKGGFGKGNTIRSLSSKDFPNQYPQLTKWLKNFKMSEKELAGLENEINKAGKNNEPKAVDAWLKKNPGFEEKMTAVQ comes from the coding sequence GTGCCTAGGATTCCTTTCGGCGACTGGGTCAATGACTCGGTCGAGTGGCTCAGAACCCACATGGACTGGCTGTTCTCGTTCATCAAGACGATCTTCCAGAACATGTGGGACGGCGTCTTCGACGTTCTCTCGGGACCCGAGCCGCTGCTGATGGCGGGCATCCTCGCCGTCATCGCGTTCTGGCTGCGCGGCCTGCTCGGCGGCGTCCTCGCCTTCGCCGGTTTCGCCTTCATCGTGTCCCTTGAGCTGTGGGACAACGCGATGATGACGCTGTCCCTGGTGCTCGTCTCGACCTTCGTGGCGCTGGTCGTCGCCGTGCCCGTGGGCATCTGGGCGGCCCGCTCCAAGACGGTCAGCGGCATCGTCCGGCCCGTCCTGGACTTCATGCAGACGCTGCCCGCGATGATCTACCTCATCCCGGCGCTGCTGTTCTTCCGCATGGGCGCCCCCGCGGGCATCGTCGCCACGATCGTCTTCGCGCTCGCCCCCGGCGTGCGCATGACCGAGCTCGGCATCCGCCAGGTCGACAAGGAGCTGGTCGAGGCCGCCGACGCGTTCGGCACCACGCCCCGCAACACCCTGTTCCGCGTCCAGCTGCCGCTGGCGCTCCCGACGATCATGGCCGGTGTCAACCAGGTCATCATGCTCGGCCTCTCCATGGCGGCGCTGACCGGCATGGTCGGCACCCCGGGCCTCGGCGCGGACGTCAACGCGGCCATCGGCCAGCTCGACGTCGGTCTCGGCGCGGAGGCGGGCGTCTCCATCGTCATCCTCGCCATCTACCTGGACCGCGTCACCAGCGGTCTGGGCGGCCAGGTCTCGCCGCTCGGTCGGCGTGCGCTCGCCAAGCTGCGGGCCGCGCAGGGCCTGAACATCTGGAACTACCGCCCCCGGCCCGTCGTCGCGGTGGTCGGCGTCGTCGTCCTCGCGCTCGTCGCGGGCGGCATGAGCATCTTCGGCGGCACCAAGTCCGAGCCCGTGGCCGACTCCGAGAACGTCGGTCAGGGCAAGGAAATCAACATCGGCTACATCAACTGGGACGAGGGCATCGCCTCGACCTTCCTCTGGAAGGAAGTCCTGGAGCAGCGCGGCTTCAAGGTCAACGCCAGCCTCCTCGACGCGGGCCCGCTCTACACCTCGCTCGCGCAGGGCGACGTCGACTTCCAGACCGACTCGTGGCTGCCGACGACGCACGCCACGTACATGAAGAAGTACGGCGACAAGCTGGAGGACCTCGGCGCCTGGTACGACCAGACGTCCCTGGAGCTGACCGTCCCGTCGTACATGAAGGACGTGAACTCGCTCGACGACCTCAAGGGCAAGGGCGACCAGTTCGACGGGAAGATCACCGGCATCGAGCCGAGCGCCGGTGAGATGCAGCTCCTGAAGAGCAAGGTCCTCAAGGAGTACGGCCTCGACAAGGAGTACAAGGTCGTCGACGGCTCCACTACCGCGATGCTGTCCGAGCTGAAGGCGGCGTACGCGAAGAAGGAGCCGATCGTCGTTCCGCTCTGGTCGCCGCACTGGGCGTACAACGACTTCGACCTGAAGAAGCTCAAGGACCCGAAGGGCGCCTGGGGCAAGGGCGACGGCGTGCACTCGCTGGCGCGTCAGGGCTTCTCGAAGGAGAACCCGCAGGTCGCCAAGTGGCTCAAGAACTTCAAGATGGACGAGAAGCAGCTCACCAGCCTTGAAGCGGAGATCAACAAGGCGGGCAAGGGCAAGCAGCAGGACGCCGTGCGCGCCTGGCTGAAGAAGAACCCGAAGGTCGTCGACAAGATCGCCCCGCTGCCGAAGAACTCCGGCGGCGAGGAGAAGAAGCGTCCGCTGAAGGCCGCGTACTTCGCCTGGGACGAGAACATCGCCGTCACCAACCTGTGGAAGCGCGTCCTGGAGAAGCGCGGCTACAAGATGGAGCTGACGCCGGCCGACGTGGGCCCGGCCTACACCGGTCTCGCGCAGGGTGACCTCGACCTGAACCTGGACGCCTGGCTGCCGACCGCGCAGAAGACGTACTGGGACAAGAACAAGGCCAACCTGAAGGACCTCGGTTCCTGGTACAGCCCGACCTCCCTCGAAGTCGCCGTCCCGTCCTACGTCAAGGACGTGAAGTCGCTCGAGGACCTCAAGGGCAAGGGCGACAAGTTCAAGGGCAAGATCATCGGCATCGAGCCGGGCACCGGCGTGATGCAGGCCCTCAAGGACAAGGTCCTGCCGGGCTACGGCCTCGAGGACGAGTACGAGATCGCCGCGGGCTCGACCCCCGCGATGCTCTCCGAGCTGAAGACCGCGTACTCGAAGAAGGAGCCGATCGCGGTTCTGCTCTGGTCGCCGCACTGGGCGTACAGCGAGTACGACCTGACCAAGCTGAAGGACCCCAAGGGTGGCTTCGGCAAGGGCAACACGATCCGGTCGCTCTCCAGCAAGGACTTCCCGAACCAGTACCCGCAGCTCACGAAGTGGCTCAAGAACTTCAAGATGAGCGAGAAGGAACTGGCCGGCCTGGAGAACGAGATCAACAAGGCGGGCAAGAACAACGAGCCCAAGGCCGTCGACGCCTGGCTGAAGAAGAACCCGGGCTTCGAGGAGAAGATGACGGCCGTGCAGTAG
- a CDS encoding helix-turn-helix domain-containing protein: protein MDEHKETLRVGSAVRRRRRQLELTLAVVAERSGLSVPFLSQIENERARPSMRSLQRVADALCTTDVELLAAADPARTVEVVRAADDTDLDGSTPDARVRELTRGHHQLHALEFIGDHDEGREYQHRNDELMYVVEGAVEMEAEGRAYRLGRGDTLFLTGGVRHRWRATVPDTRVLVVAVGDHIEAVDDKGR, encoded by the coding sequence ATGGACGAGCACAAGGAGACGCTCCGGGTGGGCTCGGCCGTGCGGCGGCGCCGCCGGCAGCTGGAGCTCACCCTCGCGGTCGTCGCCGAGCGCAGCGGCCTCTCCGTGCCCTTCCTCAGCCAGATCGAGAACGAGCGGGCCCGTCCCAGCATGCGCTCGCTCCAGCGCGTCGCCGACGCCCTGTGCACCACCGACGTGGAACTGCTCGCCGCCGCCGACCCGGCCCGCACCGTCGAGGTGGTGCGTGCCGCCGACGACACGGACCTGGACGGCTCCACGCCCGACGCGCGCGTACGCGAGCTGACCCGCGGCCACCACCAGCTGCACGCCCTGGAATTCATCGGGGACCACGACGAGGGCCGCGAGTACCAGCACCGCAACGACGAGCTGATGTACGTCGTCGAGGGCGCCGTGGAGATGGAGGCCGAGGGCCGGGCCTACCGCCTCGGGCGTGGCGACACGCTGTTCCTCACGGGCGGGGTGCGGCACCGCTGGCGGGCCACCGTGCCGGACACCCGGGTCCTGGTGGTCGCCGTGGGGGACCACATCGAGGCCGTGGACGACAAGGGGCGCTGA
- a CDS encoding helical backbone metal receptor — MARARGPLRVVSLVPSLTEAVAVTVPGALVGATDWCSHPAGLDVTRVGGTKNPDVPRIVALAPDLVVANEEENRAPDLAALRAAGIEVLVTEVRTLDQAFPELTRVLAACGAARPRWLDEAEAAWRQTPRPAARLRAAVPIWRRPWMVLGRDTFAGDVLARLGVDNAYAGHAERYPRVPIDELTSADLDLVVLPDEPYRFTREDGPEAFPDTPVALVGGRHLTWYGPSLVEAPVALSEALRAVVR; from the coding sequence GTGGCACGCGCGCGTGGCCCGCTCCGGGTCGTCTCGCTGGTGCCCTCGCTGACCGAGGCGGTCGCCGTCACCGTGCCGGGCGCGCTGGTCGGGGCGACCGACTGGTGCAGCCACCCGGCCGGTCTCGACGTCACCCGGGTGGGCGGCACGAAGAACCCGGACGTGCCGCGCATCGTCGCCCTCGCGCCCGACCTCGTCGTCGCCAACGAGGAGGAGAACCGCGCCCCCGACCTGGCGGCGCTCCGCGCGGCGGGCATCGAGGTCCTCGTGACCGAGGTCCGCACGCTGGACCAGGCCTTCCCGGAGCTGACGCGGGTCCTCGCGGCGTGCGGGGCGGCACGCCCCCGCTGGCTGGACGAGGCCGAGGCGGCGTGGCGACAGACCCCGCGCCCGGCCGCCCGGCTGCGTGCGGCCGTCCCCATCTGGCGCCGTCCGTGGATGGTCCTGGGCCGCGACACTTTCGCGGGGGACGTCCTCGCGCGCCTCGGCGTCGACAACGCGTACGCGGGCCACGCGGAGCGGTACCCGCGCGTGCCGATCGACGAGCTGACGTCGGCGGACCTCGACCTGGTGGTGCTCCCGGACGAGCCGTACCGCTTCACGCGCGAGGACGGCCCCGAGGCGTTCCCGGACACACCGGTCGCGCTCGTCGGGGGCCGCCATCTCACCTGGTACGGGCCGTCCTTGGTGGAGGCCCCGGTGGCGCTCAGCGAGGCGCTGCGAGCAGTCGTCCGCTGA